In Eriocheir sinensis breed Jianghai 21 chromosome 45, ASM2467909v1, whole genome shotgun sequence, the following proteins share a genomic window:
- the LOC126980875 gene encoding peptide chain release factor 1-like, mitochondrial isoform X1 — MRQILQSGLARRATHILHIRECCLSCKHVAVQPQISVNKFLITKRLFGSLAHEYTASVRKSKWTHFKGEQILTHKRWMSKSSQPDLEELSLDNPRVQAYLRRLRKDHEQSEARAQTAKDQAHLMMLLDQVEQVQSEMKELSALAESNEGGKEMQDLAREELQEARQKLLDMQEEVLSALVPEEVVDDRNVVVEVSAGVGGQEAMLFCQEVFNMYLSYAQYRGWEEQVIDYETTEIGGLRHGSIVLNGDYVYGSLKYEGGTHRVQRVPKTEKAGRVHTSTVSVAVLPQPSEIDIQIAEKDLRIETKRASGAGGQHVNTTNSAVRITHLPSGLFAESQSERSQHRNRDNCMRKLRARLYQQQLDHDTHQYTSNRKLQIGGRGRSEKIRTYNYPQDRVTDHRVGVSLHNLAAFMSGTDTFHALVCQLLEEGQREALQEIIFSKN, encoded by the exons ATGAGACAAATCCTACAGTCTGGTTTGGCCCGAAGAGcaacacatattttgcatatcagAGAATGTTGCCTCTCCTGCAAACATGTGGCAGTGCAGCCTCAAATATCTGTCAACAAGTTTCTTATAACTAAAAGATTATTTGGATCATTGGCACATGAATACACAGCTTCAGTGAGGAAGAGTAAGTGGACTCATTTTAAAGGTGAGCAAATTCTTACTCACAAGAGATGGATGAGCAAGTCCAGTCAACCAGACCTAGAAGAACTGTCTCTAGATAACCCCAGAGTGCAGGCCTACCTGAGGAGGCTGAGGAAAGACCATGAGCAGAGTGAAGCAAGGGCACAGACAGCCAAGGACCAAGCACACCTCATGATGCTGCTGGaccag GTGGAACAAGTTCAGTCCGAGATGAAGGAACTGTCTGCCTTGGCTGAAAGCAATGAAGGGGGCAAAGAGATGCAAGACCTGGCCAGAGAGGAATTACAGGAAGCCAGACAGAAGCTGCTGGATATGCAAGAGGAG GTCTTGAGTGCACTTGTTCctgaggaggtggtggatgacaggaatgtggtggtggaggtgagtgcTGGGGTGGGGGGACAGGAGGCCATGCTGTTCTGCCAGGAAGTCTTCAACATGTACCTGTCCTACGCACAATACAGAGGCTGGGAGGAGCAAGTCATTGACTACGAGACAACAGAAATTG GTGGCCTGAGGCATGGGTCCATCGTGCTAAATGGTGATTACGTGTATGGCAGCCTCAAGTATGAGGGAGGCACCCACCGTGTCCAGCGCGTGCCCAAGACAGAGAAAGCTGGCCGGGTGCACACCTCCACAGTGTCTGTCGCTGTGCTGCCTCAGCCCTCTGAG ATTGACATTCAGATAGCAGAAAAAGATCTGAGGATTGAGACCAAGCGGGCCAGCGGGGCGGGCGGCCAGCACGTCAACACCACAAACAGTGCCGTGAGAATAACTCATCTGCCGTCAG GGTTGTTTGCGGAGAGCCAGTCCGAGCGGTCACAACACAGGAACAGAGACAACTGCATGAGGAAGCTGCGTGCTCGCCTCTACCAGCAGCAGCTTGACCACGACACACACCAGTACACCTCCAACAGGAAGCTGCAG ATTGGGGGCAGGGGGCGCTCCGAGAAGATTCGAACTTACAATTACCCTCAGGATCGCGTCACCGACCACAG GGTGGGAGTGTCCCTTCACAACCTGGCAGCCTTCATGAGTGGCACGGACACCTTCCATGCACTTGTGTGTCAGCTGCTGGAGGAGGGTCAGAGGGAGGCTCTTCAGGAGATCATTTTCAGCAAGAACTGA
- the LOC126980875 gene encoding peptide chain release factor 1-like, mitochondrial isoform X2 has product MKELSALAESNEGGKEMQDLAREELQEARQKLLDMQEEVLSALVPEEVVDDRNVVVEVSAGVGGQEAMLFCQEVFNMYLSYAQYRGWEEQVIDYETTEIGGLRHGSIVLNGDYVYGSLKYEGGTHRVQRVPKTEKAGRVHTSTVSVAVLPQPSEIDIQIAEKDLRIETKRASGAGGQHVNTTNSAVRITHLPSGLFAESQSERSQHRNRDNCMRKLRARLYQQQLDHDTHQYTSNRKLQIGGRGRSEKIRTYNYPQDRVTDHRVGVSLHNLAAFMSGTDTFHALVCQLLEEGQREALQEIIFSKN; this is encoded by the exons ATGAAGGAACTGTCTGCCTTGGCTGAAAGCAATGAAGGGGGCAAAGAGATGCAAGACCTGGCCAGAGAGGAATTACAGGAAGCCAGACAGAAGCTGCTGGATATGCAAGAGGAG GTCTTGAGTGCACTTGTTCctgaggaggtggtggatgacaggaatgtggtggtggaggtgagtgcTGGGGTGGGGGGACAGGAGGCCATGCTGTTCTGCCAGGAAGTCTTCAACATGTACCTGTCCTACGCACAATACAGAGGCTGGGAGGAGCAAGTCATTGACTACGAGACAACAGAAATTG GTGGCCTGAGGCATGGGTCCATCGTGCTAAATGGTGATTACGTGTATGGCAGCCTCAAGTATGAGGGAGGCACCCACCGTGTCCAGCGCGTGCCCAAGACAGAGAAAGCTGGCCGGGTGCACACCTCCACAGTGTCTGTCGCTGTGCTGCCTCAGCCCTCTGAG ATTGACATTCAGATAGCAGAAAAAGATCTGAGGATTGAGACCAAGCGGGCCAGCGGGGCGGGCGGCCAGCACGTCAACACCACAAACAGTGCCGTGAGAATAACTCATCTGCCGTCAG GGTTGTTTGCGGAGAGCCAGTCCGAGCGGTCACAACACAGGAACAGAGACAACTGCATGAGGAAGCTGCGTGCTCGCCTCTACCAGCAGCAGCTTGACCACGACACACACCAGTACACCTCCAACAGGAAGCTGCAG ATTGGGGGCAGGGGGCGCTCCGAGAAGATTCGAACTTACAATTACCCTCAGGATCGCGTCACCGACCACAG GGTGGGAGTGTCCCTTCACAACCTGGCAGCCTTCATGAGTGGCACGGACACCTTCCATGCACTTGTGTGTCAGCTGCTGGAGGAGGGTCAGAGGGAGGCTCTTCAGGAGATCATTTTCAGCAAGAACTGA
- the LOC126980876 gene encoding aspartate aminotransferase, cytoplasmic-like — protein MATRFAEVKQAPPIEVFAVSKAFTDSTHEKKVNLSVGAYRTDEGKPWVLPVVRKVEKLLAEDDSLTHEYFPILGLEAFSVAASKILLGASHPAFSEGRVTSVQTLSGTGGLRVAADFLHGVLKYDTVYYSSPTWGNHRLIFDLAGFTNLRTYRYWDAGKRGLNLDGMLEDLNNAPENSVVILHACAHNPTGVDCTQDQWKQIADVCEQKKLFPLFDSAYQGFASGDLDADAWSVRYFADRGFELMGTQSFSKNFGLYNERIGNLVLLLKDSSVITPVRSQLTLLVRGSYSNPPCHGARIVTKVLTDPALFEEWKECIRTMSSRIKEMRKGLRERLEKLGTPGTWDHITAQIGMFSFTGMSAEQAKHLADKYHIFLLSSGRINMCGITTGNIDYVAEAIHDAVSNITKA, from the exons ATGGCCACCAGGTTCGCCGAGGTTAAGCAGGCGCCGCCCATTGAGGTGTTCGCCGTCAGCAAGGCCTTCACGGATTCCACCCACGAGAAGAAAGTCAACCTTAGTGTGGGAG CCTACCGAACGGATGAGGGCAAGCCATGGGTGCTGCCggtggtgaggaaggtggagaagcTACTGGCTGAGGATGATTCGCTCACCCATGAATACTTCCCTATCCTGGGGCTGGAGGCGTTCAGCGTCGCTGCCTCCAAGATCCTATTGGGAGCCTCTCATCCTGCATTCTCTGAGGGCAGG GTAACCTCTGTGCAGACCCTGTCAGGCACGGGTGGCTTGCGGGTGGCGGCAGACTTCCTGCACGGTGTTCTTAAGTATGACACAGTCTACTACTCCAGCCCTACATGGG GCAACCACCGACTTATCTTCGATCTGGCTGGCTTCACCAACCTCCGCACATACCGCTACTGGGATGCAGGGAAACGTGGCCTGAACCTTGATGGCATGCTGGAGGACTTGAACAATGCCCCAGAGAACTCTGTTGTCATCCTCCATGCCTGTGCCCACAACCCCACCGGTGTTGACTGCACACAG gATCAGTGGAAGCAGATTGCTGACGTTTGTGAGCAGAAGAAGCTGTTCCCTCTGTTTGACTCTGCCTACCAAGGTTTTGCTTCTGGTGACCTGGACGCTGATGCCTGGTCTGTGCGCTACTTTGCTGACCGTGGCTTTGAATTGATGGGCACACAGTCTTTCTCTAAGAACTTTGGACTATACA ACGAGCGTATTGGTAACCTGGTGCTGCTGCTGAAGGACTCCTCAGTCATCACCCCTGTGCGGTCCCAGCTGACCCTGCTGGTGCGTGGCTCCTACTCCAACCCACCCTGCCACGGTGCACGGATCGTCACCAAGGTGCTCACCGACCCTGCACTCTTCGAGGAATG GAAAGAATGCATCCGGACCATGAGTAGCCGCatcaaggaaatgaggaagggccTGAGAGAGCGGCTGGAGAAGCTGGGCACGCCGGGCACCTGGGACCACATCACCGCCCAGATTGGCATGTTCTCCTTCACTGGCATGTCAG CTGAACAAGCCAAGCACCTTGCTGACAAGTACCACATCTTCCTTCTGTCCAGCGGGAGGATAAACATGTGTGGCATCACCACCGGGAACATTGACTATGTTGCCGAGGCCATTCACGATGCTGTATCCAACATTACCAAAGCCTGA
- the LOC126980877 gene encoding peptidyl-alpha-hydroxyglycine alpha-amidating lyase 2-like isoform X3 encodes MRSLLDTPEAWRGVSGGGHPRAVEGWGPELQLGQVSGVSVDPQGRPVLFHRGTRVWDHRTFNVTHHYQGEDGPLGEDVVLVLDPESGAVVRSWGAGHFLLPHGLTVDQRGNTWLTDVGLHQVFKFPPGGEEPELILGEPRVPGSDNTHFCKPTSVAVASSGDFFVADGYCNARVLRFAPDGVLKDKFGHPGRDGSPSSLYVPHGLALDESLDSLCVADRENRRVVCMRAGVQEPDVFGEHLRTLQDPYHGRVFDVAAFKGALVSVGGSEGESAAMGFTTDLRDGQLKDMWRPSRGFHNPHAVALSGDGTAIYVAEIGPNRVWKFVVDSNGVGTRAMY; translated from the exons ATGAGGAGCCTTCTGGACACCCCCGAGGCATGGCGG GGAGTGTCTGGGGGCGGCCACCCTCGCGCCGTGGAGGGCTGGGGTCCTGAGCTGCAGCTGGGGCAGGTATCGGGCGTGTCCGTGGACCCTCAGGGCAGGCCAGTCCTCTTCCACCGGGGGACACGCGTTTGGGATCACAG GACGTTCAACGTGACCCACCACTACCAGGGCGAGGACGGGCCCCTGGGGGAGGacgtggtgctggtgctggaccCGGAGTCTGGCGCGGTGGTGCGATCCTGGGGCGCCGGCCACTTCCTGCTGCCCCACGGCCTGACGGTGGACCAGCGAGGCAACACCTGGCTGACGGACGTGGGCCTTCACCAGGTGTTTAAG TTCCCTCCAGGCGGCGAGGAGCCTGAGCTGATCCTGGGCGAGCCACGCGTTCCCGGCAGCGACAACACCCACTTCTGCAAGCCCACCAGCGTCGCCGTGGCCTCCTCCGGCGACTTCTTCGTGGCGGACGGTTACTGCAACGCCCGGGTCCTGCGCTTCGCTCCCGACGGCGTACTGAAGGACAAATTCGGCCACCCTG gaCGCGACGGCAGCCCCAGCAGCCTGTACGTCCCACACGGGCTGGCCCTGGACGAGAGCCTTGACTCTCTCTGCGTGGCCGACCGCGAGAACAGGCGGGTGGTGTGCATGCGTGCCGGCGTGCAGGAGCCAGACGTGTTTGGCGAGCATCTGAGAACCCTGCAGGACCCTTACCACGGCAGGGTGTTCGACGTGGCCGCCTTCA AGGGGGCGTTGGTGAGCGTGGGCGGCAGCGAGGGGGAGAGCGCCGCCATGGGCTTCACAACAGACCTGCGTGATGGGCAGCTGAAGGACATGTGGCGGCCCTCGCGGGGCTTCCACAACCCGCACGCCGTGGCCCTAAGCGGGGACGGCACCGCCATCTACGTCGCTGAGATTGGACCCAACAGAGTATGGAAGTTCGTGGTGGACAGCAACGGTGTGGGAACCCGGGCCATGTACTGA
- the LOC126980877 gene encoding peptidyl-alpha-hydroxyglycine alpha-amidating lyase 2-like isoform X1: MLFFAMNPWLRAVVAVGGGLLACVSSQGAPAPDYLDDNFLYEMRSLLDTPEAWRGVSGGGHPRAVEGWGPELQLGQVSGVSVDPQGRPVLFHRGTRVWDHRTFNVTHHYQGEDGPLGEDVVLVLDPESGAVVRSWGAGHFLLPHGLTVDQRGNTWLTDVGLHQVFKFPPGGEEPELILGEPRVPGSDNTHFCKPTSVAVASSGDFFVADGYCNARVLRFAPDGVLKDKFGHPGRDGSPSSLYVPHGLALDESLDSLCVADRENRRVVCMRAGVQEPDVFGEHLRTLQDPYHGRVFDVAAFKGALVSVGGSEGESAAMGFTTDLRDGQLKDMWRPSRGFHNPHAVALSGDGTAIYVAEIGPNRVWKFVVDSNGVGTRAMY, translated from the exons ATGCTGTTCTTCGCCATGAACCCCTGGCTGCGGGCGGTGGTGGCAGTGGGCGGCGGGCTTCTGGCGTGTGTGTCCTCCCAGGGCGCCCCCGCACCTGACTATCTTGATGACAACTTCCTATACGAGATGAGGAGCCTTCTGGACACCCCCGAGGCATGGCGG GGAGTGTCTGGGGGCGGCCACCCTCGCGCCGTGGAGGGCTGGGGTCCTGAGCTGCAGCTGGGGCAGGTATCGGGCGTGTCCGTGGACCCTCAGGGCAGGCCAGTCCTCTTCCACCGGGGGACACGCGTTTGGGATCACAG GACGTTCAACGTGACCCACCACTACCAGGGCGAGGACGGGCCCCTGGGGGAGGacgtggtgctggtgctggaccCGGAGTCTGGCGCGGTGGTGCGATCCTGGGGCGCCGGCCACTTCCTGCTGCCCCACGGCCTGACGGTGGACCAGCGAGGCAACACCTGGCTGACGGACGTGGGCCTTCACCAGGTGTTTAAG TTCCCTCCAGGCGGCGAGGAGCCTGAGCTGATCCTGGGCGAGCCACGCGTTCCCGGCAGCGACAACACCCACTTCTGCAAGCCCACCAGCGTCGCCGTGGCCTCCTCCGGCGACTTCTTCGTGGCGGACGGTTACTGCAACGCCCGGGTCCTGCGCTTCGCTCCCGACGGCGTACTGAAGGACAAATTCGGCCACCCTG gaCGCGACGGCAGCCCCAGCAGCCTGTACGTCCCACACGGGCTGGCCCTGGACGAGAGCCTTGACTCTCTCTGCGTGGCCGACCGCGAGAACAGGCGGGTGGTGTGCATGCGTGCCGGCGTGCAGGAGCCAGACGTGTTTGGCGAGCATCTGAGAACCCTGCAGGACCCTTACCACGGCAGGGTGTTCGACGTGGCCGCCTTCA AGGGGGCGTTGGTGAGCGTGGGCGGCAGCGAGGGGGAGAGCGCCGCCATGGGCTTCACAACAGACCTGCGTGATGGGCAGCTGAAGGACATGTGGCGGCCCTCGCGGGGCTTCCACAACCCGCACGCCGTGGCCCTAAGCGGGGACGGCACCGCCATCTACGTCGCTGAGATTGGACCCAACAGAGTATGGAAGTTCGTGGTGGACAGCAACGGTGTGGGAACCCGGGCCATGTACTGA
- the LOC126980878 gene encoding U3 small nucleolar ribonucleoprotein protein IMP4-like isoform X2 produces the protein MSEFSLRRQARLRREYLYRKSIQDRHAAAQQRKDKVKAALQEGKEIPTSLQGKALSLMAAGDWDDPGPQLAVELGGEAAGGPTNIDDEYRWAGVEDPKVVITTSRDPSSKLKQFAKEMKLLFPNSQRINRGNYDSKQLMQACRSNEVTDFIVVHETRGNPDALVISHLPNGPTAFFTLADVVMRHDIPGLGTMSEQFPHLVFHNFKTPLGERTRNILKYLFPVPKDTSQRVVSFINWDDWVLFRQHTYKKVNEGKDNELQEIGPRFSMKLYRIIMGTLDQDGAADVEFVLRPYMNTARKRRYLSEEDPW, from the exons ATG AGTGAGTTCAGTCTGCGGCGTCAGGCCAGGCTGCGTCGTGAGTACCTATATCGCAAGAGTATCCAGGACCGCCATGCCGCCGCCCAGCAGAGGAAGGACAAGGTCAAGGCTGCCCTGCaag AGGGCAAGGAGATCCCCACGTCCCTGCAGGGTAAGGCGCTGAGCCTGATGGCAGCAGGGGACTGGGATGACCCCGGACCCCAGCTGGCTGTGGAGCTTGGCGGGGAGGCTGCCGGAGGACCCACCAACATTGATGACGAGTACCGCTGGGCCGGTGTTGAGGACCCCAAGgttgtcatcaccacctccagggACCCTTCATCAAAGCTCAAGCAGTTTGCCAAG GAGATGAAGTTGCTGTTCCCCAACTCACAGCGCATCAACCGCGGCAACTATGACAGCAAGCAGCTGATGCAGGCGTGTCGCTCCAACGAGGTGACGGACTTCATCGTGGTGCATGAGACGAG AGGTAACCCAGACGCCCTGGTCATCAGTCACCTGCCCAACGGCCCCACGGCTTTCTTCACGCTGGCTGATGTTGTGATGCGCCATGACATCCCCGGCCTGGGCACCATGTCAGAGCAGTTTCCGCACCTCGTCTTCCACAACTTCAAGACGCCTCTCGGGGAACGG ACCCGAAACATCCTGAAGTACCTGTTCCCGGTGCCCAAGGATACCAGCCAGCGCGTGGTGTCCTTCATCAACTGGGACGACTGGGTGCTCTTCCGCCAACACACCTACAAGAAGGTCAACGAGGGGAAGGACAACGAGCTTCAGGAGATTGGCCCGCGCTTCAGCATGAAAT TGTACCGCATCATCATGGGCACCCTGGACCAGGACGGCGCGGCGGATGTGGAGTTTGTGCTGCGGCCGTACATGAACACTGCAAGGAAGCGAAGGTACCTGTCGGAGGAGGACCCCTGGTGA
- the LOC126980878 gene encoding U3 small nucleolar ribonucleoprotein protein IMP4-like isoform X1: MNCSEFSLRRQARLRREYLYRKSIQDRHAAAQQRKDKVKAALQEGKEIPTSLQGKALSLMAAGDWDDPGPQLAVELGGEAAGGPTNIDDEYRWAGVEDPKVVITTSRDPSSKLKQFAKEMKLLFPNSQRINRGNYDSKQLMQACRSNEVTDFIVVHETRGNPDALVISHLPNGPTAFFTLADVVMRHDIPGLGTMSEQFPHLVFHNFKTPLGERTRNILKYLFPVPKDTSQRVVSFINWDDWVLFRQHTYKKVNEGKDNELQEIGPRFSMKLYRIIMGTLDQDGAADVEFVLRPYMNTARKRRYLSEEDPW; this comes from the exons ATGAATTGT AGTGAGTTCAGTCTGCGGCGTCAGGCCAGGCTGCGTCGTGAGTACCTATATCGCAAGAGTATCCAGGACCGCCATGCCGCCGCCCAGCAGAGGAAGGACAAGGTCAAGGCTGCCCTGCaag AGGGCAAGGAGATCCCCACGTCCCTGCAGGGTAAGGCGCTGAGCCTGATGGCAGCAGGGGACTGGGATGACCCCGGACCCCAGCTGGCTGTGGAGCTTGGCGGGGAGGCTGCCGGAGGACCCACCAACATTGATGACGAGTACCGCTGGGCCGGTGTTGAGGACCCCAAGgttgtcatcaccacctccagggACCCTTCATCAAAGCTCAAGCAGTTTGCCAAG GAGATGAAGTTGCTGTTCCCCAACTCACAGCGCATCAACCGCGGCAACTATGACAGCAAGCAGCTGATGCAGGCGTGTCGCTCCAACGAGGTGACGGACTTCATCGTGGTGCATGAGACGAG AGGTAACCCAGACGCCCTGGTCATCAGTCACCTGCCCAACGGCCCCACGGCTTTCTTCACGCTGGCTGATGTTGTGATGCGCCATGACATCCCCGGCCTGGGCACCATGTCAGAGCAGTTTCCGCACCTCGTCTTCCACAACTTCAAGACGCCTCTCGGGGAACGG ACCCGAAACATCCTGAAGTACCTGTTCCCGGTGCCCAAGGATACCAGCCAGCGCGTGGTGTCCTTCATCAACTGGGACGACTGGGTGCTCTTCCGCCAACACACCTACAAGAAGGTCAACGAGGGGAAGGACAACGAGCTTCAGGAGATTGGCCCGCGCTTCAGCATGAAAT TGTACCGCATCATCATGGGCACCCTGGACCAGGACGGCGCGGCGGATGTGGAGTTTGTGCTGCGGCCGTACATGAACACTGCAAGGAAGCGAAGGTACCTGTCGGAGGAGGACCCCTGGTGA